The nucleotide sequence TGTTGCCGGGCGGGCCATGGTGCTCGCTCCGCTTGCCGCGCTTCCGCTGGCCGCTGCCGCCGGGGGGATCGTCTGGGCCGGTTCCGCCGTCGGGCTGCCCGTGCTTGCCACTGCGGCGCTCGCCCTCGGTGCCGTCGCGCTCGGCAGCCGGGGGTTGCACCTCGACGGGCTCGCCGACACCGCCGACGGTCTTGGTGCCTCCTACGACCGCGCCAAGGCCCTCCACGTCATGCGCCGCGGGGACTCCGGACCCACCGGGGTGGCCACCCTCGTCCTGGTCCTCCTCGTCCAGGTCGGTGCCCTGACCGCCGCCAACCCGATCACGGCGGCCGCGGGCGTGCTCGTCGGCCGGTGCACGCTCTCCATGGCGTGCGCGCGGGGCGTTCCGTCCGCACGGCCGGAAGGGCTCGGCGCCACCGTCGCCGGCTCGGTGCCCCGCGCCGCCGCGGTCGCGGTGGGCGTGGCCGCCGCCGGGCTCGCGGTGCTGCTGCCCGGGCTGCCGTGGTGGCGTGGGCCGCTCGCGGTCGGCCTCGCCTACGGCGTCGCCGGTGCGCTCCTGTGGCGGTGCACCAAACGGCTCGGCGGCATCACCGGCGACGTGCTCGGTGCCGGTGTCGAAGCTGCCGTTGCGGCCGCGCTGGTGGCGTTGTCAGCCTAGGCCGTTGCCCGGAAGGCACGCCGACGCTCAGCTGACCGGATTCCGCGGTAGTCGCGAAGTGCCGTTCCGGCGCGACGGAGGTCAAGCACCCCGGCAAGGGACCGAAACTGTCATACCCCCTCCTTACAGTGATCCGCGTGAACCGAACCGATCGTCTCTACGCCCTCGTCGAAGAACTGCGCGCCGTCGCGCCGCGGCCACGCAGTGCGCGGTGGCTCGCCGACCGGTTCGAGGTCAGCGTCCGCACCGTCGAACGGGACATCAGCGCCCTGCAGCAGTCCGGCACGCCGATCTACGCCGAGGCCGGCCGCACCGGCGGGTACTGCCTCGACAAGGCGCACACGATGCCGCCGGTCAACCTGACGCCCGCCGAGGCCGTCGCCATGGCGCTCGCGCTGAGACACCTCGACGCCACTCCCTTCCGGGCGGAAGGGCGCTCGGCGCTGCGCAAGCTGGTCGCGGCGATGCGGCGGGAGGACGCAGACGCGGCGCAGAACCTCGCCGCCTGTGTCCACCTGCTCGGCAGCGGCCCCGTTCCGCCGATGCCGCACGTGCTCGGCATCCGCCGCGTCCTGCGCATCCGGTACACCGACCGCGAAGGCACCGTCACCCGCCGGGAGATCGAGCCGCTCGGCTACGTCGGCAAGCCCACGCACTGGTACCTCGTGGCCTGGTGCCGGCTGCGCCGGGAGATCCGGGCGTTCCGCACCGACCGGATCGTCTCCTACTCCGTGACCGCCGAGGTGCCGCCGCTTCGCCGGCTGCGGCCCGAGGACCTCGACATCCCGTACGGCGACGTCGATCAGCTCACTTTGGCGGGGTGAACACCGAGAAGTGGTTGCCCGCCGGGTCGAGCACATGCGCGAATGTCACGCCCACCGGGTTGACGCTCGGTGGCCGCTGCACCCGCCCACCGGCTTTCTCGACCTGGCGGCAGGTGGCGTCGACGTCCTCGACCAGCACGGTGAAGACCGCGTAGTCCTCCGTTCCGGTGGAGAGCCCGCCGCGCGAGCCGCCGGTGTCGATCACCCGGTAGGCCGGGTCGGTGCTGGCCGACGAGTCCTGGGCGATCTTCCAGCCGAACACCTCACCGTAGAACCGCTCGGCAGCCGCCGGGTCCGCGGTGCCGATCTCGAACCAGGCGACGTCGTTGAATCCGGGCATGTCGTTCCTTCCGCTGCCACGCCGGGTGTTTCCCGGCTTCGCCCAGTTTCGGCAGCGGTGGCGACAACCCCCTGTCGGTGTTTACGAAACTTCTCGCAAAGTCGCCAGGAACGCGTCCGTCGTCGCGCGGTCGCGGACCGCCAGCCGCAGGTGGTCCGGGCCGAGGCCAGGGAACGTGTCCCCTCGCCGCACCGCGTAGCCCGCTTCACGCAGGCGCGCGCGCAGGGAAGCGCCGTCGGGGACGCGTACCAGCACGAACGGGCCGCGCGGGTCGCCCAGCACCGGCACGCCCGCCGCCACCAGGCCGGAGACCAGAAACTCGCGGTCCGACTCCGCCGCGATCGCCAGCTTTTCCGCTTCCTCCACGGCGGACGGCCGGCAGCACGCCACGGTCGCCACGCCGGCCAACGTGGACACCGACCACGGCACCTGCACCGCCCGAAGCCGCTCGACGACGTCCGCCGAAGCGAGCACGTAACCCGCCCGCAGGCCGGCCAAGCCCCAGGTCTTCGTCAGGCTGCGCAGCACGACGACACCCGGGAACCCGGACGCCAGGCTCTCGGCCTCGCCCGGGATCGCGTCCAGGAACGCTTCGTCCACCACGAGCAGCCGGCCGGGGCGCGCCAAGGAAAGCAGCGCCGGCGCCGGATGCAGGACCGACGTCGGGTTCGTCGGATTGCCGACGAACACCAGGTCGGCTTCGGCCGGGACCAGCGCCGGATCGAGGACGAACCCGTCCGCCTCGGTCAGGATCACCCGCGAGACCGCGTGCCCCGCCGCCCGCAGCGCGGCTTCCGGCTCGGTGAACTGCGGGTGCACGACTACCGCGTGGCGCGGCCGGAAAGCCGAGGCCAGCAGCGTGAACGCCTCCGCAGCACCCGCGGTGACCAGCACTTCCGAGGAGGGACGGCCGTGACGCCCGGCCACCGCCTGCACCGCATCCACAGTGGACGGATACGCGGCCAGCGAGTCCAAAGCGGACGCCAGTTCGTCCCGCAGCCAAGCGGGCGGGCGCGGCAGCCGGACGTTCACCGCCAGGTCGACCAGCCCCGGCCCAACCTCGCGATCACCGTGGTGGTGCAGGTCGTAATCAGACACAGCCATACGCCCGCACCCGCGCCGCGAACCGCTGGGCCAGTTCCGGATACCCCGCCCAGTGGACGTGCAGGTAGGACGCGTGCAGCGTCGGCGAAGCGAAGCCGTCCAGCTGCCGGTCCCAACCCCAGGCCGCCGAGGCCCCATGCGACGGCGTCACTTCGGTGCGGTGGAACTCGTGCCCGGTGACGCGCTGCCCGGCCGTCGCCAGCAGGTTGTCCTCGACGGCGACCGCGCGCCGGTAGCCGAGCTTGCCGCGGGCGGTCATCTTGGCGTCCGCGGGCACCGCGCCGACCATCGGCACGCCGTCCAAGGACTGGCACAGGTAGAGCAGGCCGGCGCATTCCGCGCTCACCGGCATTCCGCTCCGGACGGCCGAAGCCACCGCAGAACGCAACGCCGTGTTCGACGACAGCTCGGCCGCGTGCACCTCGGGGAACCCGCCGCCGAAGTACAGTCCGGCGCACCCGTCGGGCAACGCCTGGTCGCGCAAGGGATCGACGTCCACGACCTCGACGCCGCAAGCCGCCAGCAGCTCGATGTTCTCGGTGTAACGGAAGGTGAACGCCGGGCCGCCGGCGGCGGCGATCGTCACTTGTGGACCGTCCACCCCGGACGGCTCCCACGGCGGCGAAGAAAGCCTCGGCGCCCCGGAAGCGATCCGGACGATCGCTTCGAGGTCGACGCCGTCGCGCACCCACGCGGCCAGCGCGGGCAGCACGTCCTGAGCTTCCGCGGCCCGTTCCGCCGCCGGGACGAGCCCGAGGTGCCGGCTCGGCGCGTGGATCTCTTCGTTGCGGTACAACGCCCCCAGCAGCGGGACGCCGGTGGCGTCCAGCGCGGACGCGATCTCGTCGAGGTGCCGCTGCGAGCCCAGCTTGTTGAGGATCACCCCGGCGAGCCGCACGCGGTTGTCGTAGTGGGCGAAGCCGAGCACGGTCGCGGCGACGCTGCGGGAGGCGGCCGAGGCGTCGACGACCAGCACGACGGGCGCGTCGAGCAGCCGGGCCACGTGCGCGGTCGAGGCGTAGCCCTCGGTCCCGAGAGCGCCGTCGAAGAGGCCCATCACGCCCTCGATGACCGCAATGTCCGCACCGAGAGAACCGTGGCGCAGCAACGGGATCAACGCGTCTTCGCCCTGCAGGAACGGGTCCAGGTTCCGCGCCGGCCGCCCGGTGGCGAGCGCGTGGTAACCGGGGTCGATGAAGTCCGGCCCGACCTTGTGCCCGGACACCCGGTGCCCGGCCGCGCCCAGCGCCGCCATCAGCCCGGCGGCGATCGTGGTCTTGCCGTGCCCGGAACCGGGCGCGGCGACGACCACGCGCGCTACCACTCGATCCCCCGCTGGCCCTTCTGGCCGGCGTCCATCGGGTGCTTGACCTTGGTCATCTCGGCGACCAGGTCGGCGGCCTCGACGAGCTCCGGCGGCGCGTACCGGCCGGTGATGACGACGTGCTGGTGGCCGGGTCGCGCGACCAAGGTGGACACCACGTCGCCGACGTCGAGCCAGCCCCATTTGAGCAGGTAGGAGAACTCGTCGAGGACGTAGAAGTCGTGCGCCTCGGCGGCGAGCCGGCGCTTGATCTCCGCCCACCCCTCACGGGCGTTCGAAGCGTGGTCCTCTTCGGTGCCGGACTTGCGCGCCCAGCTCCAGCCCTCGCCCATCTTGTGCCACTCGACGGGGCCGCCCTGGCCGGTGTCGTCGTGCAGCTTGCCCAGCGCGCGGAACGCGGCTTCCTCGCCGACGCGCCACTTCGCCGACTTGACGAACTGGAACACGCCGATCGACCAGCCCTGGTTCCAGGCGCGCAGCGCCATTCCGAACGCGGCCGTCGACTTGCCCTTCATCTCGCCGGTGTGCACGGCGAGCAGCGGCCGGTTGCGGCGCTGGCGTGTGGTCAGGCCGTCGTCCGGGACGGCGTCCGGTTTGCCCTGTGGCATCAGGCGGCCCTTCCGGTCCGGGCGCGGACGGCGTCCGCCAGCGATTCGGCGGCGACGTCGGCGAGGGGGACGTGTTCCGCGCCGAGGTGGGCGGCGAGGTCGGCGGCCAGGCCGAGGCGCATCTTGCCGCTCTCGCAGTCCATGAGGATCGTCGTGACGCCGGCCAGGAGCCCGGCCGCGGCCTTGGCGCGGGCGACGGCGTCGGGACCGCTGGTGGCGCGGCCGTCGGTGACGACGACCAGCAGCGGACGGCGCCGGGGGTCGCGGATCTCCTCGACACGCAGCACGCGCGCCGCCTCCAGGAGCCCTTCGGCCAGGGGCGTCCGGCCGCCGGTCGGGAGGCCTTCGAGGCGGGACGCGGCCGCGTCGACGCTGATCGTCGGCGGCAGCGCGAGTTCGGCCGCGTCGCCGCGGAACGTGACGAGCCCGACCTTGTCGCGGCGCTGGTAGGCGTCGAGCAGCAGCGACAGGACCGCGGACTTGACCTCGCGCATCCGCGCCTTCGCGCCCATCGAACCGGACGCGTCCACGCAGAACAGCACGAGGTTGCCTTCGCGGCCTTCGCGCAGCGCGAACCGCAGGTCTTCCGGACGCAGTTCGAGCCCGGCGCCGGTGCGGCCGCGGGCTTTCTGGTGCGGTGCCGCGGCTTTCACGGTCGCGACCAGGTGCGGCCGGCCTTCGCGGACGCTCGCGGGCTGGACGCCGATCGTCCGGCCGCTGTCGGTGATCGCGCGCGAACGGCGTCCGCGTTCACCCTCGCCCATTCCTTTGACGCGGAAGACGCGTGCCTTGAACGTGTCGCCGGCGCCGACGGTCTTCTGCTGACCGCCATTCTGCTGCTTCGGTTCGCCTTGAGGTGCCTTGCCCTGCGGGGCTTCGTCTTGAGACGGCGCCGAGCCCGAGCCGGGGCCGTCGTCCTCGGGCCCCGGGTCCGGTTCGGCGTCCTGCAACGCCTGCTCCAGCTGCTCTTCCGAGATCCCCGGTGCGTCGAACGGGTTCCGGCGGCGCCGGTGCGGCAGCGCGAGCCGCGCGGCGACGCGGACGTCCTCGGTGGTCACCTCGTCGCGGCCGGCCCAGGCCGCGTGCGCGACCGCCGCCCGTGCCGTGACGATGTCCGCGCGCATGCCGTCGACCTCGAAGGACGCGCAGACCTCGGCGATCCGGCGCAGGGCCTCGTCGGGGAGCTTGACCGCGGGCAGAAGCCGTTGTGCCGCTTCGATGTCCGCGGCGAGCCGGGCGTCTTCGCCGGCGTACTGCGCGGCGAAGGCGTCGGGATCGGCTTCGTAGGCCAGGCGACGGCGGACGACCTCGACGCGCTGCTCCGGATCGCGGCTGGAGGCGACCTCGACGGTCAGCCCGAACCGGTCCAGCAGCTGCGGCCGGAGCTCGCCCTCTTCGGGGTTCATGGTGCCGATCAGCACGAACCGCGCGGCGTGCGAGACCGAAACGCCTTCGCGTTCCACGGTCGCGCGGCCCATCGCCGCGGCGTCCAGGAGCGTGTCGACGAGGTGGTCGTGCAGCAGGTTGACCTCGTCGACGTAGAGCAGCCCGCGGTGCGCGGCGGCCAGCAAGCCGGGCTGGAAGTCCGTGACGCCTTCGGCGAGCGCGCGTTCGAGGTGCAGCGAGCCGATGACGCGGTCTTCGGCGGCGCCGACCGGGAGTTCGACCAGCTTCGCGGGCCGCCGGTGGCTGTTCGCGCCGTCGTGCGGGCCGTCCGGGCAGAGCGGGTCGGGAGCCGCGGGATCGCAGGAGAACCGGCAGCCGTCGACGACGTCGACACCCGGCAGCAGGCCGGCGAGCGCGCGGACCATGGTCGACTTCGCCGTGCCCTTTTCGCCGCGCACCAGCACCCCGCCGACGGCGGGCGAGATCGAGGACAGGACCAGCGCCAGGCGCAGGTCCGGCAGCCCGACTACGGCGGTGAACGGGTACGGCTTCAACAGCGCTCCTCCAGCTCGGCGACCGGCCGATCATCGCACAGCGCCCGCCTCGCTTAGGGTGGGAAATCGTGCGCGAAACATCACGTCGATCCACCGCGGAGGCGGGCTCCGCGAACCGCCTGACCGTGGTCGGGATCGGGGCCGACGGCTGGCCCGGCCTGTCGGAACCGGCGCGGGCCGCGGTGCTCGCCGCCGACGTCGTGCTGGGTGCGCCCCGGCAGCTGGCCTACCTGCCCGAGGAGGTCCCGGCGCAGGCGTGGCCGACGCCGTTGCTGCCGGGGCTGGACGCGGTCATCGCGGAGCACGAAGGCGCCCGGATCTGCGTCCTGGCCAGCGGCGATCCGTTTTTGTCGGGGGTGGGTGCCACACTGGTGGCCCATGGATACGAGGTCGAGGCGCTACCCGCGCTCTCCTCGGTGACACTGGCCCGGGCACGGCTGGGCTGGTCCGCCGAGGAGACCGAGGTGGTCACCATCGTCGGCCGGTCGTCGGCCCGCGTCGCCCGGGTACTGGCGCCGCGCCGGCGAGTGCTCGTCCTGGGTGCCGACGCGCCCGCTTTGCGCTCCCTGCTCACCGTGCGGGGTTATGGCGAGAGCGAACTGATCGCGTTGGAGAACCTGGGCGGGCCCGACGAGCGCATCTCCGACGGCTGGGCCGGCGATCCCGGACCGCTGACGGTGTTCGCGCTGGCGTGCGCGGGTCCGGCGTTGCCGCTGATCGGCATCCCGGACGACGTGTACGCCCACGACGGGCAGTTGACCAAGCGCGACCTGCGAGTGTCGGCGCTGGCCCGCCTCGCGCCGAGTCCCGGCGAGCTGTTGTGGGACGTCGGCGCGGGCGCGGGCAGCGTCGGCATCGAGTGGTCACGGCTGCACGGGCTGAACCGCGCGGTCGCGATCGAGCGCTCGGCGGAGCGAGCCGAGCGGATCGCCCGGAACGCATTGGACCTGGGAGTACCGGAACTGGAGGTGGTGGCGGGGGAAGCACCGGAGGCGCTGAGC is from Amycolatopsis mediterranei and encodes:
- a CDS encoding adenosylcobinamide-GDP ribazoletransferase, whose translation is MAVGTLTTVPVPAPRVIDRRVAGRAMVLAPLAALPLAAAAGGIVWAGSAVGLPVLATAALALGAVALGSRGLHLDGLADTADGLGASYDRAKALHVMRRGDSGPTGVATLVLVLLVQVGALTAANPITAAAGVLVGRCTLSMACARGVPSARPEGLGATVAGSVPRAAAVAVGVAAAGLAVLLPGLPWWRGPLAVGLAYGVAGALLWRCTKRLGGITGDVLGAGVEAAVAAALVALSA
- a CDS encoding VOC family protein; translated protein: MPGFNDVAWFEIGTADPAAAERFYGEVFGWKIAQDSSASTDPAYRVIDTGGSRGGLSTGTEDYAVFTVLVEDVDATCRQVEKAGGRVQRPPSVNPVGVTFAHVLDPAGNHFSVFTPPK
- the cobC gene encoding Rv2231c family pyridoxal phosphate-dependent protein CobC, with the protein product MSDYDLHHHGDREVGPGLVDLAVNVRLPRPPAWLRDELASALDSLAAYPSTVDAVQAVAGRHGRPSSEVLVTAGAAEAFTLLASAFRPRHAVVVHPQFTEPEAALRAAGHAVSRVILTEADGFVLDPALVPAEADLVFVGNPTNPTSVLHPAPALLSLARPGRLLVVDEAFLDAIPGEAESLASGFPGVVVLRSLTKTWGLAGLRAGYVLASADVVERLRAVQVPWSVSTLAGVATVACCRPSAVEEAEKLAIAAESDREFLVSGLVAAGVPVLGDPRGPFVLVRVPDGASLRARLREAGYAVRRGDTFPGLGPDHLRLAVRDRATTDAFLATLREVS
- the cobO gene encoding cob(I)yrinic acid a,c-diamide adenosyltransferase; translation: MPQGKPDAVPDDGLTTRQRRNRPLLAVHTGEMKGKSTAAFGMALRAWNQGWSIGVFQFVKSAKWRVGEEAAFRALGKLHDDTGQGGPVEWHKMGEGWSWARKSGTEEDHASNAREGWAEIKRRLAAEAHDFYVLDEFSYLLKWGWLDVGDVVSTLVARPGHQHVVITGRYAPPELVEAADLVAEMTKVKHPMDAGQKGQRGIEW
- a CDS encoding putative cobaltochelatase, giving the protein MKPYPFTAVVGLPDLRLALVLSSISPAVGGVLVRGEKGTAKSTMVRALAGLLPGVDVVDGCRFSCDPAAPDPLCPDGPHDGANSHRRPAKLVELPVGAAEDRVIGSLHLERALAEGVTDFQPGLLAAAHRGLLYVDEVNLLHDHLVDTLLDAAAMGRATVEREGVSVSHAARFVLIGTMNPEEGELRPQLLDRFGLTVEVASSRDPEQRVEVVRRRLAYEADPDAFAAQYAGEDARLAADIEAAQRLLPAVKLPDEALRRIAEVCASFEVDGMRADIVTARAAVAHAAWAGRDEVTTEDVRVAARLALPHRRRRNPFDAPGISEEQLEQALQDAEPDPGPEDDGPGSGSAPSQDEAPQGKAPQGEPKQQNGGQQKTVGAGDTFKARVFRVKGMGEGERGRRSRAITDSGRTIGVQPASVREGRPHLVATVKAAAPHQKARGRTGAGLELRPEDLRFALREGREGNLVLFCVDASGSMGAKARMREVKSAVLSLLLDAYQRRDKVGLVTFRGDAAELALPPTISVDAAASRLEGLPTGGRTPLAEGLLEAARVLRVEEIRDPRRRPLLVVVTDGRATSGPDAVARAKAAAGLLAGVTTILMDCESGKMRLGLAADLAAHLGAEHVPLADVAAESLADAVRARTGRAA
- a CDS encoding bifunctional cobalt-precorrin-7 (C(5))-methyltransferase/cobalt-precorrin-6B (C(15))-methyltransferase; this encodes MRETSRRSTAEAGSANRLTVVGIGADGWPGLSEPARAAVLAADVVLGAPRQLAYLPEEVPAQAWPTPLLPGLDAVIAEHEGARICVLASGDPFLSGVGATLVAHGYEVEALPALSSVTLARARLGWSAEETEVVTIVGRSSARVARVLAPRRRVLVLGADAPALRSLLTVRGYGESELIALENLGGPDERISDGWAGDPGPLTVFALACAGPALPLIGIPDDVYAHDGQLTKRDLRVSALARLAPSPGELLWDVGAGAGSVGIEWSRLHGLNRAVAIERSAERAERIARNALDLGVPELEVVAGEAPEALSALPAPDAVFIGGGVTAPGVLESCVATGARVVAHGVTLEAEQVLARAYEEHGGELLRIGVEKAAPLGGFTGWTPARVVTQWSNR